One window of the Amycolatopsis mediterranei genome contains the following:
- a CDS encoding excalibur calcium-binding domain-containing protein, with product MSLFRRALTTAAAVAGLALLGPVPFASAQLATPLVGDLDCKNFQYQEEAQAVLDATPGDPNDLDRDKNGIACETLPHRPKQPSTTTSTAEKPATTKHSAPKTTTKKPATGGQVKVKPAGGVATGGGEPDDEVPGFLVLSGTLLAATVSGGMVLYLRRRPS from the coding sequence TTGTCCCTGTTTCGTCGTGCCTTGACGACGGCCGCCGCCGTCGCCGGGTTGGCTCTCCTCGGCCCCGTCCCCTTCGCCTCCGCGCAGCTCGCGACGCCCCTCGTCGGCGACCTGGACTGCAAGAACTTCCAGTACCAGGAGGAAGCCCAGGCAGTTCTCGACGCCACGCCGGGTGACCCCAACGACCTGGACCGCGACAAGAACGGCATCGCCTGCGAAACGCTCCCGCACCGTCCGAAACAGCCGAGCACTACCACGTCGACGGCGGAGAAGCCGGCCACCACAAAGCATTCCGCACCGAAGACGACCACCAAGAAACCCGCCACCGGCGGCCAGGTGAAGGTCAAGCCGGCCGGCGGCGTCGCCACCGGCGGCGGTGAGCCGGACGACGAGGTCCCCGGCTTCCTCGTGCTCAGCGGCACGCTGCTCGCCGCGACGGTGTCCGGCGGCATGGTGCTCTACCTGCGCCGGCGCCCGAGTTGA
- a CDS encoding response regulator, which produces MPIQVLLVDDHELVRRGLRDLLGDEPDIEVVAEASSVEEALAVAMHVEPEVAVVDVRLGDGDGITLCRELRSKPNPPACLMLTAFDDEEAMVGAIMAGAAGYLLKQVRGQDVVNAVREVAAGRSLLDPVSTARVLDKMRHPPTDELATLTERERDVLELIGQGLSNREIAERLFLAEKTVKNYVTSVLAKLGMQRRTQAAAWIVRREK; this is translated from the coding sequence ATGCCGATCCAGGTACTGCTCGTCGACGACCACGAACTGGTCCGCCGCGGGCTCCGCGACCTCCTCGGCGACGAGCCCGACATCGAGGTCGTCGCCGAAGCGAGCAGCGTCGAAGAGGCCCTGGCGGTGGCGATGCACGTCGAGCCGGAGGTCGCGGTGGTCGACGTCCGCCTCGGCGACGGCGACGGCATCACGCTCTGCCGCGAGCTGCGGTCGAAGCCGAACCCACCGGCCTGCCTGATGCTCACCGCGTTCGACGACGAAGAGGCGATGGTCGGCGCGATCATGGCCGGCGCCGCGGGCTACCTGCTGAAGCAGGTGCGGGGGCAGGACGTGGTGAACGCGGTCCGCGAGGTGGCGGCCGGCCGGTCGCTGCTGGACCCGGTGAGCACCGCGCGCGTGCTGGACAAGATGCGGCACCCGCCGACGGACGAGCTGGCGACGCTCACCGAGCGCGAACGCGACGTGCTCGAGCTGATCGGCCAGGGCCTGTCGAACCGCGAGATCGCCGAGCGGTTGTTCCTCGCGGAGAAGACGGTCAAGAACTACGTCACGTCGGTGCTGGCGAAGCTCGGCATGCAGCGCCGGACGCAGGCCGCCGCCTGGATCGTGCGGCGCGAGAAGTAG
- the cydB gene encoding cytochrome d ubiquinol oxidase subunit II, which yields MSLEIAWFVVIAFFWLGYLFLEGFDFGVGMLLPVLGRDNTERRVMVNTIGPVWDGNEVWLIVAGGAMFAAFPAWYAGLFSAAYLPLLLVLLALIGRGVAFEYRGKVDSDRWRRTWDRVIMIGSWIPPLGVGLILATTVLGLPLDAEGNRVGSAFAAIRWDTLLGAVAIAAFSITHGAAFLALKTSGDLRERARTLALRLLPIAMVPVVAFLSVVQWRAGTLWTLLAFGISAVAAVVAWLRLRADRDGQAFAALGVVIAGAAVVMFGSLFPNVLPSTLDTANTLTIEGAASSPYTLTVMTWVAVFGAPAVLIYQGWTYWVFRKRIGTQHIPAVHAP from the coding sequence ATGAGCCTCGAAATCGCCTGGTTCGTCGTCATCGCCTTCTTCTGGCTCGGCTACCTCTTCCTCGAAGGCTTCGACTTCGGCGTCGGCATGCTGCTGCCGGTGCTCGGGCGCGACAACACCGAGCGCCGCGTCATGGTCAACACCATCGGGCCCGTCTGGGACGGCAACGAGGTCTGGCTCATCGTCGCCGGCGGGGCGATGTTCGCCGCCTTCCCCGCCTGGTACGCGGGCCTGTTCTCGGCCGCCTACCTGCCGCTCCTGCTGGTGCTGCTAGCCCTGATCGGCCGCGGCGTCGCCTTCGAGTACCGCGGGAAGGTCGACTCCGACCGCTGGCGGCGCACCTGGGACCGCGTCATCATGATCGGCTCGTGGATCCCGCCGCTGGGCGTCGGCCTCATCCTCGCCACCACCGTCCTCGGCCTGCCGCTGGACGCCGAGGGCAACCGCGTCGGCTCCGCGTTCGCCGCCATCCGCTGGGACACCCTGCTCGGCGCGGTCGCGATCGCCGCCTTCTCGATCACCCACGGCGCCGCGTTCCTCGCCCTCAAGACCAGCGGTGACCTGCGGGAACGTGCCCGCACACTGGCGCTGAGGCTGCTGCCGATTGCCATGGTGCCGGTGGTCGCCTTCCTCTCGGTCGTCCAATGGCGCGCGGGCACGTTGTGGACGCTCCTCGCGTTCGGGATCAGCGCGGTCGCCGCGGTGGTCGCCTGGCTGCGGCTGCGCGCCGACCGCGACGGTCAGGCCTTCGCCGCGCTTGGCGTCGTCATCGCCGGGGCCGCGGTGGTCATGTTCGGCTCGCTCTTCCCGAACGTCCTGCCCTCGACCCTCGACACCGCCAACACGCTCACCATCGAGGGTGCCGCCTCGAGCCCGTACACGCTGACCGTGATGACGTGGGTCGCCGTCTTCGGCGCCCCGGCCGTGCTGATCTACCAGGGCTGGACGTACTGGGTGTTCCGCAAGCGTATCGGCACCCAGCACATCCCGGCGGTCCACGCGCCATGA
- the cydC gene encoding thiol reductant ABC exporter subunit CydC, which produces MDSARPGKGPLGALPALVPAVRRALALVGFLSFVNAAALVAQAFLLAGVLATIVGAGSGGRTAQLAALLALVATRALTGWAVRTVSARAAATAQRELRAKAVDHALRLGPEWIAQRGHGELTALTTRGLDALDAYFREYLPALVTAAVVPLGAGAAILFADWPSGVIVALTVPLLPVFAILVGKYTADRVAGATDATHRMSGRLLELVRVLPVLTAFRRAAAQAETVRRLSERHRRATLKTLKVAFSSAFVLELLATLSVALVAVVIGVRLAGGHLPLAIGLGVLILAPECYQPLRAVGAAFHASEDGVEAVRRVADLLALPVPSAGTAIPARGELRVSSLRVARRGGFAPDGESFVVRPGETVWLRAPSGGGKSTTLSALLGFVPAHDGAITVGSTDLADADLARWREQVAWVPQSPVFTGGTVREEVGSAGAVLADLGLAGLADRPVSQLSLGQRQRVAVARALHRVQGGAWLLLLDEPTAHLDEASARLVLDAVERAVDHGAAAVIAAHERTPAVDLPSSPAAPAETSTVDSSAAPLRWRALLDGRLFGGAALGALALLAGVALTATSGWLIAKASQQPPILTLTVAVVGVRAFGLGRAGLRYVERLVTHDAAFRIAGRVRVRLWNSLVRLGPARSLRAGEGQRRLVGDVDTVRDLLPRVVSPPLVVALVAAGAIAVQTWVLPAAGVTLAAAVALGLCAPWVALRAERRATSALAAGRREVAARVLVTFEAAAELLAFGAEGNHRRALAAADTRLVTQARRQAFGVGAAEALVTLVCGAAAVVSTALAAAAVAGGRLDPVLAPLLALVPLALAEVLALLPPVAQHWDTLQRARRRLADVPEAPVLTSRGDRVELRGADLGWPGGPVVLHDVDVDLAPGTYTAVVGPSGAGKSTLVAALLGFLPPRRGVVAVPEGVAWAPQEPMLAATTIAENLRLARPTATEEELRSALHGAALTDVSPETVLASGGTGLSGGQAQRVALARALLGAPSAGLVLLDEPTAHLDEATAQAVRAHLREALAGRTVVHVTHRADEADGADVVLEIRDGRVVTRVPVS; this is translated from the coding sequence ATGGACTCGGCGCGGCCGGGAAAGGGCCCGCTCGGCGCATTGCCGGCCCTCGTGCCGGCCGTGCGCCGAGCGCTGGCCCTGGTGGGCTTCCTGTCGTTCGTCAACGCCGCCGCCCTGGTGGCACAGGCATTCCTGCTCGCCGGCGTCCTCGCGACGATCGTCGGAGCAGGTTCCGGGGGGCGCACCGCCCAGCTGGCCGCGCTGCTCGCGCTCGTCGCGACGCGCGCGCTGACCGGCTGGGCGGTGCGCACGGTCTCCGCCCGCGCCGCCGCGACCGCGCAACGCGAGCTTCGCGCCAAGGCCGTTGACCACGCGCTGCGCCTGGGTCCCGAGTGGATCGCCCAGCGTGGCCACGGTGAGCTGACCGCGCTCACCACCCGCGGCCTCGACGCGCTCGACGCCTACTTCCGCGAATACCTCCCCGCCCTGGTGACGGCGGCCGTCGTGCCCCTCGGCGCCGGCGCGGCGATCCTGTTCGCCGATTGGCCGTCCGGCGTGATCGTCGCGCTGACCGTGCCGCTGCTGCCGGTGTTCGCCATCCTCGTCGGCAAGTACACCGCCGACCGGGTCGCCGGCGCGACCGACGCGACGCACCGGATGTCCGGCCGGCTGCTGGAACTCGTGCGCGTGCTGCCGGTGCTGACCGCGTTCCGCCGGGCCGCGGCGCAGGCCGAGACCGTCCGGCGGCTGTCCGAGCGCCACCGCCGCGCGACGCTCAAGACGTTGAAAGTCGCCTTTTCCTCGGCGTTCGTGCTCGAACTGCTCGCGACGCTGTCGGTGGCGCTCGTCGCGGTCGTGATCGGCGTCCGGCTCGCCGGCGGTCACCTGCCGCTGGCCATCGGGCTCGGCGTGCTGATCCTCGCGCCGGAGTGCTACCAGCCGCTGCGCGCGGTCGGCGCCGCGTTCCACGCCAGCGAGGACGGCGTCGAAGCGGTCCGGCGGGTCGCCGACCTGCTGGCTCTGCCGGTGCCCTCGGCGGGGACCGCGATCCCGGCTCGCGGCGAGCTGCGCGTGTCGTCCCTGCGCGTCGCGCGTCGCGGCGGCTTCGCTCCGGACGGCGAGTCATTCGTGGTCCGGCCCGGCGAGACGGTCTGGCTCCGCGCCCCGAGCGGCGGCGGCAAGTCGACGACGCTCTCGGCCCTGCTCGGCTTCGTCCCGGCGCACGACGGCGCCATCACGGTCGGCTCGACGGACCTCGCCGACGCCGACCTCGCGCGCTGGCGCGAACAGGTCGCGTGGGTGCCGCAGTCGCCGGTGTTCACCGGCGGCACGGTCCGCGAGGAGGTGGGGTCCGCCGGTGCGGTGCTCGCCGATCTCGGGCTGGCCGGGCTGGCCGACCGGCCGGTTTCCCAGCTGTCACTGGGCCAGCGTCAGCGGGTCGCCGTCGCCCGGGCGTTGCACCGGGTGCAGGGCGGTGCCTGGTTGCTGCTGCTCGACGAGCCGACGGCCCACCTCGACGAAGCGAGCGCACGCCTGGTGCTCGACGCGGTCGAGCGGGCTGTCGACCACGGCGCGGCGGCCGTCATCGCGGCCCACGAGCGCACCCCGGCGGTCGACCTGCCGTCCTCGCCCGCGGCCCCTGCCGAGACGTCCACAGTGGACTCTTCGGCTGCGCCGCTCAGGTGGCGCGCGCTCCTCGACGGCCGGCTCTTCGGCGGGGCCGCGCTGGGCGCGCTCGCACTGCTCGCCGGGGTCGCGCTGACGGCGACGTCGGGCTGGCTCATCGCCAAGGCGTCCCAGCAGCCGCCGATCCTGACCTTGACGGTGGCGGTCGTCGGCGTCCGCGCGTTCGGGCTCGGCCGCGCGGGGCTCCGGTACGTCGAACGGCTGGTCACGCACGACGCCGCGTTCCGCATCGCCGGCCGCGTCCGGGTGCGGCTGTGGAACTCCCTGGTCCGGCTCGGGCCGGCGCGCAGCCTGCGCGCGGGCGAGGGGCAGCGCCGGCTGGTCGGCGACGTCGACACCGTGCGCGACCTCCTGCCGCGCGTGGTGTCGCCGCCGCTGGTGGTCGCGCTGGTCGCGGCCGGGGCGATCGCCGTCCAGACGTGGGTGCTGCCGGCCGCGGGGGTGACGCTGGCGGCGGCCGTGGCACTCGGGCTGTGCGCGCCGTGGGTCGCCCTGCGCGCCGAGCGCCGGGCGACGTCCGCGCTGGCGGCGGGCCGACGCGAGGTGGCGGCGCGAGTCTTGGTGACGTTCGAAGCGGCGGCCGAGCTGCTCGCGTTCGGCGCCGAGGGGAACCATCGCCGCGCGCTCGCGGCCGCCGACACGCGGCTGGTCACGCAAGCGCGTCGGCAGGCCTTCGGCGTAGGCGCGGCGGAAGCGCTGGTCACGCTGGTGTGCGGAGCGGCGGCGGTCGTCAGCACGGCGCTCGCCGCGGCTGCGGTCGCGGGCGGACGGCTCGACCCCGTCCTGGCGCCACTGCTGGCCCTGGTGCCGCTCGCGCTGGCGGAGGTCCTGGCGCTCCTGCCGCCGGTGGCGCAGCACTGGGACACGTTGCAACGCGCGCGTCGCCGTCTCGCCGACGTGCCGGAAGCGCCTGTGCTCACTTCGCGCGGGGACCGCGTCGAGCTGCGGGGAGCGGACCTCGGCTGGCCGGGCGGACCGGTGGTGCTGCACGACGTCGACGTCGATCTCGCACCGGGCACGTACACGGCGGTGGTCGGCCCGAGCGGAGCGGGCAAGTCGACGCTCGTCGCCGCGTTGCTGGGGTTCCTCCCGCCGCGGCGTGGGGTGGTCGCCGTCCCGGAGGGGGTGGCGTGGGCCCCGCAGGAGCCGATGCTCGCGGCGACGACGATCGCCGAGAACCTCCGGCTGGCCCGCCCGACGGCGACGGAGGAGGAGCTGCGGTCGGCGTTGCACGGCGCGGCGCTGACTGATGTTTCACCGGAGACGGTGCTCGCCAGCGGCGGCACCGGACTGTCCGGCGGCCAGGCGCAGCGGGTGGCGCTGGCGCGGGCGCTGCTCGGGGCGCCGTCGGCGGGGCTCGTGCTGCTGGACGAGCCCACCGCGCACCTGGACGAGGCGACGGCTCAGGCGGTACGGGCGCACTTGCGGGAGGCACTGGCGGGTCGCACGGTGGTGCACGTGACGCACCGGGCGGACGAAGCGGACGGAGCGGACGTGGTCCTCGAGATCCGCGACGGCCGGGTCGTCACCCGGGTGCCGGTGTCGTGA
- a CDS encoding GAF domain-containing protein, which produces MTELMDPTLAARALSAATEITSTALSGDDPGAVLDTVVARAAELADADLGLAMVSTEDGRVVVEAAHYATAHPASEGIAHPLAPARQAGDGPVSGPALDTDRGGKLADGASGTGAVPTTGGRRDTAATASAAGEATASTAPSAPAGDARGDSPQPSGSPEPLPGPASAGDSLRGLALPADSAAGQVARGGEPVSSADFTVDPRTAPYVPAELHGYGPFAAAPFGSGGRVLGSLTVYRKRGREPFSAGTVEMLVAFAAQAGVVLALAEGANARHRVALYEERERIARELHDVIVQRLYGAGMQLDRVRRNMRKRFAQADGARLSDAIDQLDQTIEEIRGTVRALRSPEPRHDTGTPADLAESARGEVRIAGELLGYPPTLELSGEFADVPAERADHIRAALREALSNVVRHSGASETRVTLTRDSGGVKLRVRDNGSGVPQGVATRGLRHLAERADAAGGKFFLNSSPSLGTLVAFDLPLD; this is translated from the coding sequence ATGACGGAACTCATGGATCCGACGCTTGCCGCGCGCGCACTGTCCGCAGCCACCGAGATAACGAGCACCGCCCTGTCCGGCGACGACCCGGGAGCGGTGCTGGACACGGTCGTGGCAAGAGCGGCGGAGCTGGCCGACGCCGACCTGGGCCTGGCCATGGTCAGTACCGAGGACGGCCGAGTGGTGGTCGAGGCCGCCCACTACGCTACAGCCCACCCGGCAAGTGAGGGCATAGCCCACCCGCTCGCCCCCGCCCGACAGGCGGGCGATGGTCCGGTTAGTGGCCCGGCGTTGGATACCGACCGCGGCGGCAAGCTGGCCGACGGCGCGAGTGGCACCGGAGCAGTTCCGACGACCGGCGGCCGGCGTGACACCGCAGCCACAGCCTCGGCAGCCGGTGAGGCGACCGCTTCCACCGCCCCCAGCGCACCGGCGGGCGATGCACGCGGCGACTCCCCCCAGCCATCCGGCAGCCCGGAGCCACTTCCTGGCCCAGCCTCCGCCGGAGACTCCTTGCGCGGCCTGGCTCTTCCCGCCGACTCCGCGGCCGGGCAGGTGGCCCGTGGTGGCGAACCCGTCTCCAGCGCGGACTTCACCGTCGACCCGCGGACCGCGCCCTATGTGCCCGCCGAACTTCATGGCTACGGGCCCTTCGCGGCCGCGCCGTTCGGGTCCGGGGGGCGGGTTCTCGGGTCGCTCACCGTCTACCGGAAGCGGGGTCGTGAGCCCTTCTCTGCCGGGACCGTCGAGATGCTCGTGGCCTTCGCCGCGCAAGCCGGCGTTGTCCTCGCGCTCGCCGAGGGCGCCAACGCCCGCCACCGGGTGGCTCTCTACGAAGAGCGCGAGCGCATTGCCCGTGAGCTGCACGACGTCATCGTCCAGCGGCTCTACGGTGCCGGGATGCAGCTGGACCGCGTCCGGCGCAACATGCGCAAGCGGTTCGCCCAAGCCGACGGGGCCCGGCTCTCCGACGCCATCGACCAGCTCGACCAGACGATCGAAGAAATCCGCGGCACGGTGCGCGCGCTGCGCTCACCGGAGCCTCGCCACGACACCGGCACGCCCGCCGACCTTGCCGAGTCGGCGCGCGGCGAGGTCCGCATCGCCGGCGAGCTGCTCGGCTACCCGCCGACCCTGGAGCTTTCCGGCGAATTCGCCGACGTCCCCGCGGAACGCGCCGACCACATCCGGGCCGCCCTGCGCGAGGCACTGTCCAATGTGGTCAGACATTCCGGCGCCAGCGAAACCCGCGTGACGCTGACCAGGGACTCCGGCGGAGTGAAACTCCGCGTCCGGGACAACGGTTCCGGCGTTCCCCAAGGCGTTGCCACCCGTGGCCTGCGTCATCTCGCCGAACGCGCGGACGCCGCGGGCGGGAAGTTCTTCCTGAACTCCTCACCCAGCCTCGGCACGCTCGTCGCGTTCGATCTGCCTCTCGACTGA
- a CDS encoding class F sortase, which translates to MRHPRLWPAVAAVAAAFGVVLAVALVLVLSPKAPQEIAPPSPAATNPAGTASLAHPSPTAADGLPAAKPASLTIPAIGVRAEEIKDLGLTPEGALEVPGDATTVGWFTGAPSPGEAGPAVLAAHVDYKHVPGAFSRLKELRPGEQAKVGRADGRVAVFTVYRVDHYPKATFPTDQVYGDTPDPELRLITCGGAFDRASGNYLDNVVAYARLTAVEA; encoded by the coding sequence TTGAGGCACCCACGCCTGTGGCCGGCGGTCGCGGCGGTCGCCGCCGCGTTCGGCGTGGTCCTGGCCGTGGCCCTCGTCCTCGTCCTGTCGCCGAAAGCGCCGCAGGAGATCGCCCCGCCGAGCCCGGCCGCCACGAACCCGGCGGGCACCGCGAGCCTCGCGCATCCCTCGCCAACGGCCGCCGACGGCCTCCCCGCGGCGAAACCGGCGTCACTGACCATCCCGGCGATCGGCGTGCGGGCCGAGGAGATCAAGGACCTCGGCCTCACGCCGGAGGGCGCGCTGGAAGTCCCGGGCGACGCCACCACGGTGGGCTGGTTCACCGGCGCGCCGTCGCCCGGGGAGGCCGGCCCGGCGGTGCTGGCCGCGCACGTCGACTACAAGCACGTGCCCGGCGCCTTCTCCCGCCTGAAGGAACTGCGTCCCGGCGAGCAGGCCAAGGTCGGCCGCGCGGACGGCCGGGTCGCGGTCTTCACCGTCTACCGCGTCGACCACTACCCGAAGGCCACGTTCCCGACCGACCAGGTCTACGGCGACACACCGGACCCCGAGCTGCGGCTCATCACCTGCGGCGGGGCGTTCGACCGGGCGAGCGGCAACTACCTCGACAACGTCGTGGCCTACGCGAGGCTCACCGCCGTCGAAGCCTGA
- a CDS encoding helicase-associated domain-containing protein, whose protein sequence is MTTADELLGRLAGLDTAALAKVLAHRPDVLQDPWPRRLDVVAARLAAAESIDAALLGLPTPLVQVMRAVQLCYALGQRPAPVAEVARLLGTDAGAVESIVDDLAERALLWPAADGVVLPELLHRNSFAAEGLGQPVGGLLGELGTSRLAKLSRALGLPDTERKPQLLLGLVQFFRDGDAVRDLFATAPEETQKLLRDMAEGVPEVQGLAPAGWAFDHGFLYGTYYGTVAMPIEVSLALRGPDHQLPFTPGEPAYAVTHTGAEAAEAASAAAALRLLDRVSAVLDLAAAEPLPLLKDGSIGTRLVKKLAKDTGATPAEIELAIDLAAQAGLLVADEPPPPRRGQKAPAPTLAPDPDLARPAPALLYRLLLTTWWDPAPPEFETDVDALMRRLVLRLLARLAPGDALDIDALIRLAEWHAPLLPTDDIAGHVRDALGDGELLGVVAHGAVTAAGRALLAPDRLVEVTGELVSRARTTALFGTDLTAIVPGSPDARLAALLDRVADREAQGTATSWRFSPASVRRAFDQGATTAGLLDDLRAIAAGDLPQPLVYLVNDVARRHGEAQVYDVASVVVGEPAVLAELAAHRKLAKLGLRPVAPTVLTSTVDAARTLEALRDAGYAPTRHAADGSIVLPARDQAEPTLAVRDPEPGELPPDPAGHAERLLAAPASGPALLRGQLARAMSDRYAGRLTPKQQQLCWQLEAGLPVDIAYGGEHLVIAYPELDGDVLDVWSLRERTYRRLELSRIDLAQASTAVSLA, encoded by the coding sequence ATGACGACCGCCGACGAACTGCTCGGCAGGCTCGCGGGCCTGGACACGGCTGCCCTCGCGAAGGTGCTGGCCCACCGGCCGGACGTGCTGCAGGACCCGTGGCCGCGACGGCTGGACGTCGTGGCCGCCCGGCTCGCGGCCGCCGAGTCGATCGATGCCGCGCTGCTTGGCCTGCCGACGCCGCTGGTGCAGGTCATGCGGGCCGTCCAGCTGTGTTACGCGCTCGGGCAGCGGCCGGCACCCGTCGCGGAGGTCGCCCGGTTGCTCGGCACGGACGCCGGAGCCGTCGAGTCCATTGTGGACGACCTGGCCGAGCGTGCCCTGCTGTGGCCGGCCGCGGACGGCGTCGTCCTGCCGGAGCTGCTGCACCGCAACAGCTTCGCCGCCGAAGGGCTCGGCCAGCCCGTCGGCGGCCTGCTCGGCGAGCTCGGCACGAGCCGGCTGGCGAAGCTGTCGCGGGCTCTCGGGCTGCCCGACACCGAACGGAAGCCGCAGCTCCTGCTCGGGCTCGTGCAGTTCTTCCGGGACGGCGATGCCGTCCGCGACCTCTTCGCCACCGCGCCCGAGGAGACGCAGAAGCTGTTGCGGGACATGGCCGAGGGCGTTCCCGAGGTGCAGGGCCTGGCCCCCGCGGGCTGGGCGTTCGACCACGGCTTCCTGTACGGGACCTACTACGGCACGGTGGCCATGCCGATCGAGGTGTCGCTCGCGCTGCGCGGCCCGGACCACCAGCTGCCGTTCACGCCCGGGGAACCCGCGTACGCCGTGACCCACACCGGTGCCGAAGCGGCCGAAGCGGCGTCGGCGGCGGCGGCACTGCGGTTGCTCGACCGCGTGTCGGCGGTCCTCGACCTGGCCGCCGCGGAACCGTTGCCGCTGCTCAAGGACGGCTCGATCGGGACCCGGCTGGTCAAGAAGCTCGCCAAGGACACCGGGGCCACCCCGGCGGAGATCGAGCTGGCCATCGACCTCGCCGCGCAGGCCGGGCTGCTGGTGGCCGACGAGCCACCGCCGCCGCGTCGCGGGCAGAAGGCACCCGCGCCCACGCTCGCGCCGGATCCGGACCTCGCGCGCCCGGCGCCGGCGCTGTTGTACCGCTTGCTGCTGACGACCTGGTGGGACCCGGCGCCACCGGAGTTCGAGACCGACGTCGACGCGCTGATGCGGCGGCTGGTCCTGCGGCTGCTGGCGCGGCTCGCTCCCGGCGACGCGCTCGACATCGACGCGCTGATCCGGCTCGCCGAGTGGCACGCGCCGCTGCTGCCGACCGACGACATCGCCGGACACGTCCGGGACGCGCTCGGCGACGGCGAACTGCTCGGCGTCGTCGCGCACGGTGCCGTGACCGCGGCCGGACGCGCCCTGCTCGCCCCGGACAGGCTCGTCGAAGTCACCGGTGAACTGGTCTCCCGGGCCCGCACCACGGCGTTGTTCGGCACCGACCTGACGGCGATCGTGCCCGGCTCACCCGACGCCCGGCTCGCGGCGCTGCTCGACCGCGTCGCCGACCGCGAAGCGCAGGGCACCGCGACCAGCTGGCGGTTCTCCCCGGCGTCCGTGCGGCGGGCGTTCGACCAGGGCGCGACGACGGCCGGACTGCTCGACGACCTGCGGGCGATCGCCGCGGGCGACCTGCCGCAGCCGCTGGTGTACCTGGTCAACGACGTCGCGCGGAGGCACGGCGAGGCGCAGGTGTACGACGTCGCGAGCGTCGTCGTCGGCGAACCCGCCGTGCTGGCCGAGCTCGCCGCGCACCGGAAGCTCGCCAAACTCGGCCTGCGCCCGGTGGCGCCGACCGTGTTGACGTCCACTGTGGACGCCGCACGCACGCTGGAGGCGTTGCGCGACGCGGGTTACGCGCCGACCCGCCACGCCGCGGACGGCAGCATCGTGCTGCCCGCGCGTGACCAGGCCGAGCCGACGCTGGCCGTCCGCGACCCCGAACCCGGCGAGTTGCCACCCGATCCCGCCGGCCATGCCGAGCGGTTGCTGGCCGCCCCGGCGAGCGGCCCGGCCCTGCTGCGCGGGCAGCTCGCGCGGGCGATGAGCGACCGCTACGCGGGCCGGCTCACGCCGAAGCAGCAGCAGCTCTGCTGGCAGCTCGAAGCCGGGCTGCCGGTCGACATCGCGTACGGCGGCGAGCACCTGGTCATCGCCTACCCCGAGCTCGACGGCGACGTCCTGGACGTCTGGTCCCTCCGGGAGCGCACCTACCGGCGGCTCGAACTGAGCCGGATCGACCTGGCTCAGGCTTCGACGGCGGTGAGCCTCGCGTAG
- a CDS encoding thermonuclease family protein produces MQPKKRFPNWLKIVLAAFTVLFVLGAVFGKAPEPKLTSAAAPATSAPRPTSTTASPAPTPAAVAYTVGSVTDGATVVVNGSDGTSKTVHVLGVIAPVASTGCYAAESLAWATSTLSGNAVKLGAETAQGIALTLADGQDYATLAIQKGYLKYATTAALPALAAGESAAKQAVSGLWGPPCQGTIDAPAPAPAPTPAPAPITTPKPAPATKAAPPPAPVETTEDAPAPGVYYANCSAAKAAHAAPLHRGEPGYRPALDRDGDGIACER; encoded by the coding sequence ATGCAGCCGAAGAAGCGCTTTCCGAACTGGCTGAAGATCGTCCTGGCCGCCTTCACGGTCCTGTTCGTGCTCGGAGCGGTCTTCGGGAAGGCGCCCGAGCCGAAGCTCACGAGCGCCGCCGCTCCGGCGACCTCGGCACCCCGGCCGACCAGCACAACTGCGTCTCCGGCACCGACGCCGGCGGCCGTCGCCTACACCGTCGGCAGCGTGACGGACGGCGCGACCGTCGTGGTCAACGGCAGCGACGGCACCAGCAAAACGGTGCACGTCCTGGGCGTGATCGCCCCGGTCGCGAGCACCGGCTGCTACGCGGCGGAATCGCTCGCCTGGGCCACCTCGACGCTTTCCGGCAACGCGGTCAAGCTCGGCGCGGAAACTGCGCAAGGCATCGCCTTGACGCTCGCCGACGGGCAGGACTACGCGACTCTGGCGATTCAAAAGGGCTATCTCAAGTACGCGACCACCGCCGCTTTGCCCGCGCTCGCCGCCGGCGAATCCGCGGCGAAGCAAGCCGTCAGCGGGCTGTGGGGACCGCCGTGCCAAGGGACCATCGACGCGCCCGCCCCGGCCCCGGCGCCCACTCCGGCCCCGGCCCCGATCACGACTCCGAAGCCGGCCCCGGCCACCAAGGCCGCTCCCCCGCCGGCGCCCGTCGAGACCACCGAAGACGCCCCGGCGCCCGGCGTCTACTACGCGAACTGCTCGGCGGCGAAGGCCGCCCACGCGGCGCCGCTCCACCGCGGCGAACCCGGCTACCGGCCCGCGCTCGACCGCGACGGCGACGGCATCGCCTGCGAACGGTGA